A genomic region of Bacillota bacterium contains the following coding sequences:
- the mtnP gene encoding S-methyl-5'-thioadenosine phosphorylase: MKLAIIGGTGVYDPAILDRVREETVETPYGQVTLKVGEYRGVEVGFLARHGTGHTVPPHKINYRANIAALKLLGVERAIATSAVGSLNPDMKPGTFVLLDQFIDFTKARAGTFFDGGPNGVVHLDYSEPYCPEIRAVLAREAASLGIDVKDGGCYVCTEGPRFETPAEIRAFRIIGGDLVGMTSVPEVVLAREAGICYASIAMATNWAAGISPTPLTHEEVVEVMQANGERLRALAMRAIEAVPEERGCRCGKAGAVPPWARESGDGA, translated from the coding sequence GTGAAGTTGGCCATCATAGGAGGAACAGGCGTCTACGACCCAGCGATTCTCGACCGGGTCAGGGAGGAAACCGTCGAAACCCCGTACGGGCAGGTAACGTTGAAGGTAGGCGAGTACCGCGGAGTCGAGGTCGGCTTTCTCGCGCGGCACGGGACAGGGCACACCGTGCCCCCGCACAAGATCAACTACAGGGCGAACATCGCTGCCCTCAAGCTTCTTGGGGTCGAAAGGGCGATCGCGACTTCGGCGGTGGGGTCGCTCAACCCTGACATGAAGCCAGGCACCTTCGTGCTGCTGGATCAGTTCATCGACTTCACCAAGGCGCGTGCCGGCACGTTTTTCGACGGGGGCCCCAACGGCGTAGTCCACCTGGACTACAGCGAGCCGTACTGCCCAGAGATCCGAGCAGTCCTCGCCCGGGAGGCGGCCTCCCTCGGAATAGATGTCAAAGATGGGGGATGCTACGTCTGCACTGAGGGCCCGAGGTTCGAGACCCCCGCTGAGATCCGTGCGTTTCGCATCATAGGTGGTGACCTGGTCGGAATGACCAGTGTCCCCGAGGTGGTCCTTGCGCGAGAGGCAGGGATCTGTTATGCGTCCATCGCCATGGCCACCAACTGGGCGGCAGGCATCTCCCCCACCCCACTCACTCACGAGGAAGTAGTCGAGGTGATGCAGGCCAACGGGGAGAGACTCCGGGCACTCGCCATGCGCGCAATCGAGGCGGTACCCGAGGAACGCGGATGCAGGTGCGGCAAGGCCGGCGCAGTGCCGCCCTGGGCGCGGGAGAGTGGTGATGGAGCATGA
- a CDS encoding amidohydrolase produces MKDLIIKNVEVVTVDPHGRIIPDGVIHVRSGQISFVGRAQDAPEAGPGFPVIEGRGRVAIPGLVNTHTHAAMCMLRGYADDLPLREWLETKIFPIEEKLTAEDVYYGTLLACTEMIRSGTTTFADMYFYMDEVAQAVRETSMRASLCLGMTSLGADPGQTLARGVEFCTKWNGEAGGRITTMLGPHAPYTCSPEFMREVAQRARDLGVRVHTHISETSREVREIREAQGVSPVQLLQSVGLFDVPVLAAHCVALSEDDIDILSGNRVGVAHNPGSNMKLASGIAPVPRMLDRGVRVGLGTDGAASNNNLDMIEEMRLAALLHKVFTGDPTVMPAAKCLEMATAGGAACLGLQDQIGSLEVGKKADIVLVDFNSPHLTPHADPISHLVYAASGADVSTVIIDGTVVMEDRRLLSIDEEEILAKVEKRALDLKVERK; encoded by the coding sequence ATGAAAGACCTGATTATCAAGAATGTGGAAGTAGTGACGGTGGATCCCCATGGCCGGATAATCCCGGACGGTGTGATTCACGTCCGAAGCGGGCAAATAAGCTTCGTAGGTCGGGCTCAGGATGCCCCAGAGGCTGGACCGGGGTTCCCCGTCATCGAGGGCCGTGGCCGTGTGGCGATTCCCGGACTTGTGAACACCCACACCCATGCGGCGATGTGCATGCTCCGCGGGTACGCTGATGACCTGCCCCTCCGCGAATGGCTCGAGACCAAGATATTCCCGATAGAGGAGAAACTCACGGCGGAGGATGTGTACTACGGTACCCTTCTTGCATGCACCGAGATGATCAGATCAGGCACTACAACCTTTGCGGACATGTACTTCTACATGGATGAGGTTGCCCAGGCGGTCCGCGAAACCAGCATGAGGGCGTCGCTCTGCCTGGGCATGACGTCTCTCGGCGCGGACCCCGGGCAGACTCTGGCGCGCGGTGTGGAGTTCTGCACAAAGTGGAACGGCGAAGCGGGCGGCAGGATCACAACCATGTTGGGCCCTCACGCCCCATACACGTGTTCGCCAGAGTTCATGCGGGAAGTGGCCCAGCGCGCTCGGGACCTTGGAGTGAGAGTCCACACCCACATATCCGAGACTTCCCGCGAGGTACGCGAGATCCGGGAGGCCCAGGGCGTGTCCCCGGTCCAGCTCCTGCAGTCCGTCGGCCTGTTCGACGTACCAGTTCTCGCTGCACACTGCGTGGCCCTGTCTGAGGACGACATTGACATTCTGTCCGGGAACCGAGTAGGCGTAGCCCACAATCCGGGATCCAACATGAAGCTCGCGTCCGGGATCGCTCCTGTGCCCCGCATGCTCGACCGCGGGGTGCGAGTGGGACTCGGGACCGACGGGGCCGCGAGCAACAACAACCTGGACATGATCGAAGAGATGCGCCTTGCCGCCCTGCTGCACAAGGTCTTCACGGGGGACCCGACGGTGATGCCCGCTGCCAAGTGTCTCGAGATGGCAACCGCAGGCGGCGCGGCGTGCCTGGGCCTCCAGGACCAGATAGGCTCGCTGGAAGTGGGGAAGAAGGCGGACATCGTGCTCGTGGACTTCAACTCCCCACACCTCACGCCGCATGCAGATCCCATTTCCCACCTTGTGTATGCGGCTTCCGGAGCCGACGTCAGTACGGTCATCATCGATGGAACCGTCGTGATGGAAGACCGCAGGCTTTTGTCCATCGACGAAGAGGAAATCCTGGCCAAAGTGGAGAAACGTGCGCTGGACTTGAAAGTCGAAAGGAAGTGA
- a CDS encoding LemA family protein, giving the protein MSFSLVFLAVVAFIVLWAVSAYNGLVVLRNRWKNAWSQIEVQLRRRFDLIPNLVETVKGYAAHEKETFDMVTRARAQAASATTVSEQAQAQNAITGALKTLFAVAEAYPELKANQNFLMLQEELSGTESKIAYARQFYNDTVMKYNTAIEVFPKNLIAQAFGFVRQDFFEVEEAAREPVRVKF; this is encoded by the coding sequence GTGAGTTTCAGCCTGGTTTTCCTGGCAGTCGTGGCATTCATTGTGCTGTGGGCAGTCTCCGCCTACAACGGCCTCGTAGTACTCAGGAACCGCTGGAAGAACGCGTGGAGCCAGATTGAAGTGCAGCTCAGACGCAGATTCGACCTCATACCGAACTTAGTGGAGACGGTGAAAGGCTATGCAGCCCACGAAAAGGAAACCTTCGACATGGTTACAAGAGCACGGGCACAGGCCGCCTCAGCCACCACCGTGTCTGAACAAGCGCAGGCTCAGAACGCCATCACAGGTGCGTTGAAGACCCTCTTTGCTGTGGCAGAGGCTTACCCCGAGCTGAAGGCCAACCAGAACTTCCTGATGCTACAGGAGGAACTGTCAGGCACAGAGAGCAAGATCGCGTACGCAAGGCAGTTCTACAATGACACTGTGATGAAGTACAACACGGCCATCGAGGTCTTCCCGAAGAACCTCATAGCGCAAGCCTTCGGCTTCGTGCGGCAGGACTTCTTCGAGGTTGAGGAAGCGGCACGAGAACCAGTCCGGGTGAAATTCTAG
- a CDS encoding adenosylhomocysteinase: MTESAMRDPGLAPRGRLKIEWARAHMPVLAEIEREFSTTLPYRGKRIAVSCHLEAKTARLALLFAAGGAEVSVTGSNPLSTQDDVVAALAESGLRVFAWRGATTDEYRYHLSQTLGDGADVIMDDGGDLVSMVHTERRDILGQVQGGCEETTTGLSRLRAMHRDGDLAFPVVAVNDARMKYLFDNRYGTGQSVWDGIMRTTNLSVAGKCVVVAGYGWCGKGISMRARGLGANVIVCETDPVRACEALMDGFRVMPMACAAEEGDIFVTATGCRDVIRGEHLQRMRDGAILANAGHFDVEISKPDLATMCPEPREAREGIEEYKSPDGRRLYLLAQGRLVNLAAADGHPVEVMDTSFGVQALSVKYVMENHESLGPGVHPVPAEVDEAVARVRLRAAGVKIDSPTRSQREYLAGWREGTGGGADRTG, from the coding sequence ATGACCGAGTCCGCTATGCGCGACCCTGGCCTTGCCCCACGCGGCAGGCTCAAGATCGAATGGGCGCGGGCGCACATGCCTGTCCTGGCTGAGATCGAGCGTGAGTTCAGCACGACTCTGCCTTACCGGGGCAAAAGGATAGCAGTCTCCTGCCACCTGGAGGCGAAGACCGCGAGGCTCGCCTTGCTCTTCGCGGCGGGAGGCGCGGAGGTCTCGGTCACCGGGAGCAACCCACTGTCCACCCAGGATGATGTTGTGGCGGCCCTTGCAGAGTCTGGGCTTCGGGTCTTCGCCTGGAGGGGAGCCACCACTGACGAGTACCGATATCACCTGAGTCAGACTCTCGGGGATGGGGCGGATGTGATCATGGACGACGGGGGCGACCTCGTTTCGATGGTCCATACCGAAAGACGCGACATCCTCGGGCAGGTCCAGGGCGGATGCGAGGAGACCACGACTGGGCTTTCAAGGCTCCGGGCGATGCACCGGGACGGGGATCTCGCGTTTCCCGTGGTAGCAGTGAATGACGCGAGGATGAAGTACCTCTTCGACAACAGGTACGGGACAGGGCAGTCGGTGTGGGACGGCATCATGCGTACCACCAACCTTTCTGTGGCAGGCAAGTGCGTGGTGGTGGCGGGCTACGGGTGGTGCGGGAAAGGTATCAGCATGCGAGCCCGGGGCCTGGGCGCGAATGTGATTGTCTGCGAGACTGATCCCGTTCGTGCGTGCGAGGCCCTGATGGACGGGTTCCGGGTGATGCCAATGGCCTGTGCGGCGGAAGAGGGCGACATCTTCGTGACAGCTACCGGATGCCGGGACGTAATCCGCGGGGAGCACCTTCAGAGAATGCGGGACGGGGCGATCCTGGCAAACGCCGGGCATTTCGATGTTGAGATCTCCAAGCCTGATCTCGCCACGATGTGCCCGGAGCCCAGGGAGGCGAGGGAGGGTATCGAAGAGTACAAGAGTCCCGACGGGCGCAGACTCTACCTCCTCGCCCAGGGGCGGCTGGTCAACCTGGCCGCGGCGGATGGCCACCCCGTCGAGGTGATGGACACGAGTTTCGGCGTCCAGGCCCTCTCGGTCAAGTACGTGATGGAAAACCACGAAAGCCTGGGCCCCGGGGTTCACCCCGTTCCGGCCGAAGTAGATGAGGCAGTCGCCAGAGTGCGGCTGCGTGCGGCCGGGGTGAAGATCGACTCCCCCACCCGCAGTCAGCGGGAGTATCTCGCTGGATGGCGCGAGGGGACCGGGGGCGGCGCAGACAGGACAGGGTGA
- a CDS encoding M48 family metallopeptidase, with product MYEQIQRNTTASWIVIALTSLLLIGLGWVFGQMFGGGWTGVIVAAAIASVMGLVGYYGSDRIILAVSGAHLATKEDNPYLYHTVEGLSIAAGIPVPKTYIIEDSALNAFATGRDPEHASIAVTRGLLDKLNRVELEGVIAHEISHIKNYDIRLATITVIMVGTIVLLADWIKRIMWWGRGTGSRSKKRDGRSGDGGGEAILLTFGVILAILAPIFAQLLRFALSRRREFLADADGALLTRYPEGLASALEKISQDEEPLEAANRATASLYIVNPFKSAHDGSQGLFSTHPPIQKRIEALRKM from the coding sequence ATGTATGAGCAGATACAGCGGAATACCACGGCTTCTTGGATTGTCATCGCCCTGACGTCGCTTCTTTTGATCGGCCTGGGATGGGTGTTCGGGCAGATGTTCGGTGGCGGATGGACCGGGGTCATTGTCGCCGCAGCCATCGCTTCCGTAATGGGGCTTGTGGGTTACTACGGCTCTGACAGGATAATCCTGGCAGTTAGCGGGGCGCATCTTGCAACCAAGGAAGACAATCCCTATCTGTACCACACCGTCGAAGGTCTCTCCATCGCGGCGGGGATCCCCGTTCCCAAGACATACATAATCGAGGATTCCGCGCTGAACGCCTTCGCGACAGGTAGAGACCCTGAACATGCGTCAATCGCGGTGACTCGCGGCCTTCTGGACAAATTGAACAGGGTGGAACTCGAAGGGGTCATAGCTCATGAGATCTCTCACATCAAGAACTACGACATCAGGCTGGCCACCATTACGGTCATCATGGTCGGGACGATAGTCCTCCTGGCGGACTGGATCAAGCGGATCATGTGGTGGGGAAGGGGAACGGGTTCCCGGAGCAAGAAACGGGACGGCAGAAGTGGAGATGGTGGAGGAGAAGCGATCCTTCTGACCTTTGGTGTGATCCTCGCCATACTGGCGCCGATCTTCGCGCAACTGCTCAGGTTCGCCCTCTCCCGCCGGCGTGAGTTTCTAGCGGACGCAGATGGGGCGCTCCTGACCCGGTACCCCGAGGGCCTCGCGAGCGCTTTGGAAAAAATTTCTCAGGACGAAGAACCGTTGGAAGCCGCAAACCGCGCGACCGCATCTCTCTACATAGTCAACCCATTCAAGAGCGCGCACGACGGCTCGCAAGGGCTTTTCTCCACTCACCCTCCCATCCAGAAGAGAATCGAGGCACTCCGGAAGATGTAG